One window of Papaver somniferum cultivar HN1 chromosome 9, ASM357369v1, whole genome shotgun sequence genomic DNA carries:
- the LOC113308905 gene encoding uncharacterized protein LOC113308905 translates to MALSVSSYLSFVSTSSSGYGFSSESRATPTFKLFRPSSLLVNTLPRRVTSRGPYSKNFSFSRSSRDSSRSRTTFSVIPRSSGSSSSGGSEDEPKDSDKTKVEFGYSRKDVLLIGVGVTLLGVGLKSGLEFAGVDPLQAGNVVQLVLVLGLTLGWISTYIFRVSNKEMTYVQQLRDYEDKVLEKRIEGLTEAELVVLLEQVEEEKQQRLAKGKKV, encoded by the exons ATGGCTCTCTCTGTCTCTTCTTATCTATCATTTGTTTCTACTTCTTCATCTGGTTATGGTTTCTCTTCAGAATCAAGAGCTACACCAACTTTCAAGTTATTTAGGCCTTCTTCTCTTTTAGTTAACACACTCCCAA GAAGAGTTACTTCTCGGGGTCCGTATTCGAAAAACTTCTCCTTTTCCAGAAGCAGCAGGGACAGCTCCAGGTCAAGGACAACATTCTCTGTCATTCCGAGAAGTAGTGGTTCTTCATCTTCTGGAGGCAGTGAAGATGAACCGAAAGACTCTGACAAGACCAAG GTAGAGTTTGGATATTCAAGGAAGGATGTTTTGTTGATTGGGGTTGGAGTGACTTTGCTGGGCGTTGGTTTAAAAAGTGGGCTGGAG TTTGCTGGAGTTGATCCGTTACAAGCTGGAAATGTTGTTCAGTTGGTTCTCGTCTTGGGACTGACACTTGGATGGATCTCTACGTACATCTTTAGAGTCTCAAACAAGGAAATGACATATGTTCAGCAGCTACGTGACTATGAAGACAAAGTCTTGGAG AAACGAATAGAGGGGCTGACAGAGGCAGAGCTCGTAGTATTGCTGGAGCAAGTTGAGGAGGAAAAGCAGCAGCGGTTGGCTAAAGGGAAAAAGGTCTAA
- the LOC113311049 gene encoding CO(2)-response secreted protease-like, with product MASSLPPCSLIILFFLNYFIFCQGTTANQIPEAYVVYMGSSNSINGEIFDIEATESSHLKLLSSILPSQESERLSLVHTYNHGFKGFSAVLTDEEAAVLSDHDEIVSIFADTTLELHTTRSWDFLESESGIASNHQYPLHASGGEDVIIGIIDTGIWPESPSFNDNGIGKIPSRWNGVCMEGSDFKKSDCNRKLIGARYYDTREDMIKTESNRTLKSHTGSPRDSVGHGTHTASTAAGAMVPNASYYGLGHGTAKGGSPSSRLAIYKACSLAGCSSATILKAMDDAIKDGVDIISISIGVSSIIQSDFLNDPIAIGAFHANEKGIMVVCAGGNDGPDAFTVVNSAPWIMTVAASNIDRAFRSNVVLGNGQIYHGSGINFSNMTRSKTYPIAFAGDVASTMTPLSESSNCYPGSLDLKKAAGKIIVCVNTDPMVSRRIKKLVVESAHAKGIILINEAEKGEPFDSGVFPFSEMGDVDGAEILKYINTTKYPTVTILPTVEVPKVKPAPVVASFSSRGPGGLTETILKPDVAAPGVAILAAMIPPTKKGSVPPGKRPSKFAIKSGTSMACPHVAGTAAFIKSIHPDWSTSMIKSALMTTAIASNNNGKPLTNSSNAFANPHEMGAGEMSPLRTLNPGLVFETTTKDYLHFLCYYGYKQKIITSVSGTNFTCPSNSIEDFISDINYPSISISQLEGHRTVRTVTRTVTNVGQKNATYVAKLDSPRSGLIIKVSPEKLVFTDKGSRTASFKVSFYDKGLTKGYKFGSVTWSDQVHFVRVVFAVNVV from the exons ATGGCTTCTTCTCTTCCTCCTTGTTCACTCATCATCTTATTCTTTCTGAACTATTTCATCTTCTGCCAGGGGACAACTGCAAATCAGATCCCAGAG GCTTATGTTGTCTACATGGGAAGTTCTAACAGTATCAACGGCGAGATATTTGATATCGAAGCTACCGAATCATCTCACTTAAAATTGCTCTCCTCTATACTACCAAG CCAAGAAAGTGAAAGACTATCACTTGTTCATACGTATAACCATGGTTTCAAAGGTTTCTCTGCAGTTCTTACCGACGAAGAAGCTGCAGTCTTATCTG ATCATGATGAAATCGTATCAATATTTGCGGATACTACACTTGAACTGCATACCACGCGTTCTTGGGATTTCCTAGAATCTGAATCTGGCATTGCATCAAATCATCAGTATCCACTACATGCTTCCGGCGGGGAAGATGTTATTATTGGCATCATTGATACAG GAATTTGGCCAGAATCCCCAAGTTTTAACGACAATGGAATTGGAAAAATTCCATCCAGATGGAACGGAGTTTGCATGGAAGGATCTGATTTTAAGAAATCAGACTGTAACAG GAAACTAATAGGAGCTAGATACTACGACACTCGAGAAGACATGATCAAGACGGAATCCAATAGGACTTTAAAATCGCATACTGGGTCACCCAGAGATTCCGTTGGCCACGGAACCCATACAGCATCAACAGCTGCAGGCGCAATGGTGCCCAACGCAAGCTACTACGGCCTCGGGCATGGTACTGCAAAGGGTGGTTCTCCTTCTAGTAGGCTAGCAATATACAAAGCTTGTTCACTAGCAGGTTGTTCTAGTGCAACCATACTTAAAGCTATGGATGATGCAATCAAAGATGGTgttgatataatctcaatttcaATTGGAGTTAGCTCAATTATACAATCGGATTTTTTAAATGACCCAATCGCTATTGGCGCTTTTCATGCTAACGAGAAGGGGATTATGGTAGTTTGTGCTGGCGGAAACGATGGGCCAGATGCTTTTACTGTTGTCAACTCCGCACCTTGGATTATGACTGTTGCTGCATCTAATATCGATAGAGCTTTCCGGTCTAATGTTGTTCTTGGCAACGGGCAGATTTACCAC GGAAGTGGAATAAACTTTTCCAATATGACGCGCTCAAAAACATACCCAATTGCTTTCGCAGGAGATGTGGCAAGTACAATGACTCCCTTGTCTGAGTCGAG CAATTGCTATCCAGGATCATTAGATTTGAAAAAAGCAGCAGGAAAAATCATTGTGTGTGTCAACACGGATCCGATGGTCTCAAGACGGATAAAGAAATTGGTGGTCGAATCAGCTCATGCAAAGGGCATAATTTTGATCAATGAAGCTGAAAAAGGAGAGCCTTTTGATTCAGGTGTTTTCCCGTTTTCAGAAATGGGAGATGTGGATGGAGCTGAGATACTGAAATACATTAACACAACCAA GTACCCGACGGTTACTATTCTACCAACAGTTGAAGTTCCGAAAGTTAAACCAGCACCTGTTGTTGCATCTTTCTCCTCAAGGGGTCCTGGTGGACTGACCGAAACAATTCTTAAA CCAGATGTAGCAGCTCCTGGTGTTGCCATACTAGCAGCCATGATACCGCCAACGAAAAAAGGAAGTGTTCCACCAGGAAAAAGACCTTCCAAATTTGCCATCAAATCAGGCACATCAATGGCTTGTCCTCATGTTGCTGGCACAGCCGCATTCATTAAATCAATACACCCGGATTGGAGTACTTCTATGATCAAATCAGCTCTTATGACCACAG CTATTGCATCCAACAACAACGGGAAGCCGCTAACAAACAGTTCAAATGCGTTTGCAAATCCACATGAAATGGGTGCTGGAGAAATGAGCCCACTCAGAACTCTTAATCCGGGATTAGTTTTTGAAACCACAACCAAAGATTATTTACATTTTCTTTGCTATTATGGATACAAACAGAAGATTATAACTTCAGTTTCGGGTACAAATTTTACGTGCCCATCTAACTCCATAGAGGATTTCATTTCTGATATTAATTATCCTTCGATATCAATTAGCCAGCTCGAAGGACACCGTACAGTTAGAACAGTAACCAGAACTGTAACAAATGTAGGACAGAAAAATGCAACTTATGTTGCGAAACTAGACTCGCCGAGATCAGGTTTGATAATCAAGGTGTCGCCAGAAAAGCTTGTGTTCACTGATAAGGGTTCCAGGACAGCATCTTTCAAAGTTTCATTTTACGACAAGGGTTTAACAAAGGGATAcaagtttggaagtgtgacatgGTCCGATCAGGTGCACTTTGTACGTGTTGTATTTGCTGTAAATGTTGTCTAA